A genomic region of Candidatus Methanosuratincola sp. contains the following coding sequences:
- a CDS encoding PEP-CTERM sorting domain-containing protein yields the protein MRSKVRILGGLVGAVVLMLTVPGMVHALSWQVNDSLSISVVSETEVYSGLGGYGGLFRIYNQRTQETLFTFCVELDEFTTYAKYVEDISDDIAMAGGRNTDHGDQLGGPTKWLFSRYLAGDPNYSDPRALQLAIWYLEEEYVNISGVTTLEQWKAWYAHETGEIELAERAVSYIEAAIQYPNFSAPYIRVLDTDDAWNGRGNWGQSYIFVPEPATVGMLGLGLIGFAVAARRLRRRG from the coding sequence ATGAGGAGTAAGGTGAGAATACTTGGGGGCTTGGTGGGGGCAGTGGTCCTGATGCTGACCGTGCCCGGGATGGTTCACGCTCTGTCATGGCAGGTGAATGACAGTTTGAGTATAAGTGTAGTAAGCGAAACTGAGGTCTACAGCGGCTTAGGTGGTTATGGCGGCTTGTTCAGGATCTACAATCAAAGAACTCAAGAGACACTATTCACCTTCTGTGTGGAGCTTGACGAATTTACCACATATGCTAAGTACGTAGAAGATATTTCGGATGACATAGCCATGGCCGGGGGTCGAAACACAGACCATGGTGATCAGTTGGGGGGGCCTACCAAATGGCTTTTCTCGAGGTACCTGGCCGGTGATCCGAATTACTCAGACCCCAGGGCGCTACAGTTGGCCATCTGGTACCTGGAGGAAGAGTATGTCAACATTTCAGGTGTCACAACACTCGAACAATGGAAAGCTTGGTACGCCCATGAGACTGGAGAGATTGAATTAGCGGAAAGGGCGGTTTCATATATAGAAGCTGCCATTCAATATCCAAACTTTTCTGCGCCCTATATCCGCGTTCTGGACACTGACGATGCATGGAATGGAAGGGGAAATTGGGGACAAAGCTATATTTTTGTACCCGAGCCCGCCACGGTGGGGATGCTGGGGCTTGGGTTGATTGGTTTTGCGGTGGCTGCCCGCCGCCTGAGGCGAAGGGGCTGA